The Scatophagus argus isolate fScaArg1 chromosome 20, fScaArg1.pri, whole genome shotgun sequence genome window below encodes:
- the add1 gene encoding alpha-adducin isoform X9 has product MMNGESGAGVVTAPPPTTAPHKERYFDRVDESSPEYQRERNMAPDLRQDFNMMEQRKRVSMILQSPAFCDELETMIQDQLKKGKTPTSLLALQQIADFMTTSMPSMYPAAPQGGMAALNMSLGMVTPVNDLRGSDSISYDKGEKLLRCKLAAFYRLADLFGWSELIYNHLTVRVNSDQERFLIVPFGLLYSEVTASSLVKINLQGEIVDRGSTNLGVNQAGFTLHSAIYAARPDVKCIVHVHTPAGAAVSAMKCGLLPISPEALSLGEVAYHDYHGILVDEEESTLIQRNLGRNSKVLILRNHGLVSVGETVEEAFYYIHNLVTACEIQVRTLASAGGPDNLVMLDPGKYKARSRVPEPAGDGSSTHPKWQVGEQEFEALMRMLDNLGYRTGYPYRCPALREKSKKYSDVEIASSAHGGYSYGEDSDSGARSPLKHSFQRDKTRWLNAGGRPDEPYEDGPDGSSPKSKPKVWTNITHDQVKPLLQSLSSGVCVPSCITNCLWTKEDGIRQTAVANQFIPMNTNPKEVLEMRNKIREQNLQDIKTAGPQSQVLCAGTVVDRSFSQGELVTASKAIIEKEYQPKVIVSKQGPNPFTKLTDQELEEYRKEVEQKQKGTEVHGRDDSRKGSSSTGPCPEMLPRGQASVSTPLQSATTSPTLEKAPSATATLATAASEQGSPSLGLSSGAEPLAEAIVDDVFSTMDEVLSALDSPQKEFHCAILRALSKEPSAVEADQAPDQREQVESEEEPKGQKPTTTPPSTPVRAEEGDGNTKEYLLP; this is encoded by the exons ATGATGAACGGCGAGTCAGGTGCCGGGGTGGTGACGGCCCCCCCTCCCACCACAGCCCCCCACAAAGAGCGGTACTTCGACCGGGTGGATGAGAGCAGTCCGGAGTaccagagggagagaaacatgGCGCCCGACCTGCGGCAGGACTTCAACATGATGGAGCAAAGGAAGAGAGTCTCCATGATACTACAGAGCCCG GCTTTCTGCGACGAGCTGGAGACGATGATTCAGGATCAGCTGAAGAAGGGGAAGACGCCCACTAGCCTGTTGGCGCTGCAGCAGATCGCAGACTTCATGACCACCAGCATGCCTTCCATGTATCCCGCTGCACCTCAGGGAGGCATGGCGGCGCTCAACATGA gTTTAGGTATGGTGACTCCGGTGAATGACCTGCGTGGCTCAGACTCTATTTCCTATGACAAGGGCGAGAAGCTTCTTCGCTGCAAGCTGGCCGCCTTTTATCGGCTCGCTGACTTGTTCGGCTGGTCGGAGCTCATCTACAACCACCTCACA GTCAGGGTGAATTCGGATCAGGAGCGCTTCCTTATTGTCCCTTTTGGGCTCCTGTACAGTGAAGTCACTGCCTCCAGTCTG gTGAAGATCAACCTTCAAGGTGAGATAGTGGATCGGGGCAGCACCAATCTTGGGGTCAACCAGGCTGGCTTCACCCTCCACTCTGCCATCTACGCTGCACGGCCAGATGTCAAGTGTAtcgtacatgtacacacacctgCGGGAGCTGCG GTGTCAGCCATGAAATGCGGCCTGTTGCCCATCTCACCCGAGGCGCTGTCCCTGGGAGAGGTGGCCTATCATGATTACCATGGCATTCTGGTGGATGAGGAAGAAAGTACTCTCATACAGAGGAACCTGGGGCGTAACAGCAAG GTGCTCATCCTGAGGAATCACGGCTTGGTGTCTGTAGGTGAAACAGTGGAGGAAGCTTTCTATTACATCCACAACCTGGTCACTGCCTGTGAGATCCAG GTGCGAACATTGGCCAGCGCTGGAGGACCAGATAATCTGGTGATGCTGGACCCGGGGAAATACAAGGCGCGCTCACGGGTCCCGGAGCCAGCTGGCGATGGGTCCTCTACACACCCCAAGTGGCAAGTCGGGGAGCAGGAGTTTGAGGCTCTCATGAGAATGCTCGACAACTTG GGCTACAGGACGGGCTACCCTTACCGCTGCCCGGCATTGcgagaaaaatctaaaaagtaCAGTGACGTGGAGATTGCCTCCTCCGCTCACGGTGGTTACTCATATGGCGAGGACAGCGACTCTGGCGCTCGCTCCCCGTTGAAGCACAGCTTCCAGCGCGACAAGACCCGCTGGCTCAATGCCGGCGGCCGGCCCGATGAGCCCTATGAGGACGGGCCCGACGGCAGCAGCCCCAAGTCGAAGCCTAAGGTGTGGACGAACATAACACACGATCAAGTCAAACCCTTGCTGCAGTCTCTCTCGTCTGGTGTCTGCGTGCCAAGCTGTATAACCAACTGCTTG TGGACAAAGGAAGACGGAATCCGCCAGACTGCTGTAGCCAATCAGTTCATCCCAATGAACACCAACCCAAAAGAAGTCTTGGAAATGAGGAATAAG ATCCGGGAGCAGAACCTGCAGGATATAAAGACAGCAGGGCCCCAGTCTCAGGTTCTGTGTGCTGGCACCGTCGTGGATCGTTCTTTCAGTCAG GGGGAGCTAGTGACCGCATCCAAGGCCATCATCGAAAAAGAGTACCAGCCCAAGGTTATCGTCAGCAAGCAGGGTCCGAACCCCTTCACCAAACTTACCGACCAGGAGCTGGAGGAATACCGCAAGGAGgtggagcagaaacagaaagggaCTGAAG TGCACGGACGAGACGATAGTAGGAAGGGATCGTCCTCTACTGGACCCTGTCCTGAAATGCTACCGAGGGGTCAAGCCTCTGTCTCCACACCTCTGCAGTCTGCAACCACCTCACCCACCTTAGAGAAAGCCCCGTCTGCAACCGCCACACTCGCCACGGCGGCCTCTGAGCAGGGCTCTCCTTCCCTCGGCCTCTCCAGCGGGGCTGAACCACTTGCAGAGGCGATTGTAGATGACGTTTTTTCGACCATGGATGAGGTTCTTTCGGCTCTAGATTCCCCACAGAAGGAGTTCCACTGCGCTATCCTGCGAGCCCTCAGCAAGGAGCCGTCAGCGGTAGAGGCAGATCAGGCTCCAG ACCAGAGGGAGCAAGTAGAGTCTGAGGAGGAGCCCAAAGGCCAGAAacccaccaccacaccacccaGCACTCCGGTCAGAGCAGAGGAAG GAGATGGAAATACAAAAGAGTACCTGTTGCCATAG
- the add1 gene encoding alpha-adducin isoform X10, translating into MMNGESGAGVVTAPPPTTAPHKERYFDRVDESSPEYQRERNMAPDLRQDFNMMEQRKRVSMILQSPAFCDELETMIQDQLKKGKTPTSLLALQQIADFMTTSMPSMYPAAPQGGMAALNMSLGMVTPVNDLRGSDSISYDKGEKLLRCKLAAFYRLADLFGWSELIYNHLTVRVNSDQERFLIVPFGLLYSEVTASSLVKINLQGEIVDRGSTNLGVNQAGFTLHSAIYAARPDVKCIVHVHTPAGAAVSAMKCGLLPISPEALSLGEVAYHDYHGILVDEEESTLIQRNLGRNSKVLILRNHGLVSVGETVEEAFYYIHNLVTACEIQVRTLASAGGPDNLVMLDPGKYKARSRVPEPAGDGSSTHPKWQVGEQEFEALMRMLDNLGYRTGYPYRCPALREKSKKYSDVEIASSAHGGYSYGEDSDSGARSPLKHSFQRDKTRWLNAGGRPDEPYEDGPDGSSPKSKPKWTKEDGIRQTAVANQFIPMNTNPKEVLEMRNKIREQNLQDIKTAGPQSQVLCAGTVVDRSFSQDAPLSDCTDTIDGLDVSEGSYSPAKSIRKGELVTASKAIIEKEYQPKVIVSKQGPNPFTKLTDQELEEYRKEVEQKQKGTEVHGRDDSRKGSSSTGPCPEMLPRGQASVSTPLQSATTSPTLEKAPSATATLATAASEQGSPSLGLSSGAEPLAEAIVDDVFSTMDEVLSALDSPQKEFHCAILRALSKEPSAVEADQAPDQREQVESEEEPKGQKPTTTPPSTPVRAEEGDGNTKEYLLP; encoded by the exons ATGATGAACGGCGAGTCAGGTGCCGGGGTGGTGACGGCCCCCCCTCCCACCACAGCCCCCCACAAAGAGCGGTACTTCGACCGGGTGGATGAGAGCAGTCCGGAGTaccagagggagagaaacatgGCGCCCGACCTGCGGCAGGACTTCAACATGATGGAGCAAAGGAAGAGAGTCTCCATGATACTACAGAGCCCG GCTTTCTGCGACGAGCTGGAGACGATGATTCAGGATCAGCTGAAGAAGGGGAAGACGCCCACTAGCCTGTTGGCGCTGCAGCAGATCGCAGACTTCATGACCACCAGCATGCCTTCCATGTATCCCGCTGCACCTCAGGGAGGCATGGCGGCGCTCAACATGA gTTTAGGTATGGTGACTCCGGTGAATGACCTGCGTGGCTCAGACTCTATTTCCTATGACAAGGGCGAGAAGCTTCTTCGCTGCAAGCTGGCCGCCTTTTATCGGCTCGCTGACTTGTTCGGCTGGTCGGAGCTCATCTACAACCACCTCACA GTCAGGGTGAATTCGGATCAGGAGCGCTTCCTTATTGTCCCTTTTGGGCTCCTGTACAGTGAAGTCACTGCCTCCAGTCTG gTGAAGATCAACCTTCAAGGTGAGATAGTGGATCGGGGCAGCACCAATCTTGGGGTCAACCAGGCTGGCTTCACCCTCCACTCTGCCATCTACGCTGCACGGCCAGATGTCAAGTGTAtcgtacatgtacacacacctgCGGGAGCTGCG GTGTCAGCCATGAAATGCGGCCTGTTGCCCATCTCACCCGAGGCGCTGTCCCTGGGAGAGGTGGCCTATCATGATTACCATGGCATTCTGGTGGATGAGGAAGAAAGTACTCTCATACAGAGGAACCTGGGGCGTAACAGCAAG GTGCTCATCCTGAGGAATCACGGCTTGGTGTCTGTAGGTGAAACAGTGGAGGAAGCTTTCTATTACATCCACAACCTGGTCACTGCCTGTGAGATCCAG GTGCGAACATTGGCCAGCGCTGGAGGACCAGATAATCTGGTGATGCTGGACCCGGGGAAATACAAGGCGCGCTCACGGGTCCCGGAGCCAGCTGGCGATGGGTCCTCTACACACCCCAAGTGGCAAGTCGGGGAGCAGGAGTTTGAGGCTCTCATGAGAATGCTCGACAACTTG GGCTACAGGACGGGCTACCCTTACCGCTGCCCGGCATTGcgagaaaaatctaaaaagtaCAGTGACGTGGAGATTGCCTCCTCCGCTCACGGTGGTTACTCATATGGCGAGGACAGCGACTCTGGCGCTCGCTCCCCGTTGAAGCACAGCTTCCAGCGCGACAAGACCCGCTGGCTCAATGCCGGCGGCCGGCCCGATGAGCCCTATGAGGACGGGCCCGACGGCAGCAGCCCCAAGTCGAAGCCTAAG TGGACAAAGGAAGACGGAATCCGCCAGACTGCTGTAGCCAATCAGTTCATCCCAATGAACACCAACCCAAAAGAAGTCTTGGAAATGAGGAATAAG ATCCGGGAGCAGAACCTGCAGGATATAAAGACAGCAGGGCCCCAGTCTCAGGTTCTGTGTGCTGGCACCGTCGTGGATCGTTCTTTCAGTCAG GACGCCCCTCTGTCTGACTGTACAGATACTATTGATGGCCTCGATGTGTCCGAGGGGTCCTATAGTCCTGCTAAATCAATTAGAAAG GGGGAGCTAGTGACCGCATCCAAGGCCATCATCGAAAAAGAGTACCAGCCCAAGGTTATCGTCAGCAAGCAGGGTCCGAACCCCTTCACCAAACTTACCGACCAGGAGCTGGAGGAATACCGCAAGGAGgtggagcagaaacagaaagggaCTGAAG TGCACGGACGAGACGATAGTAGGAAGGGATCGTCCTCTACTGGACCCTGTCCTGAAATGCTACCGAGGGGTCAAGCCTCTGTCTCCACACCTCTGCAGTCTGCAACCACCTCACCCACCTTAGAGAAAGCCCCGTCTGCAACCGCCACACTCGCCACGGCGGCCTCTGAGCAGGGCTCTCCTTCCCTCGGCCTCTCCAGCGGGGCTGAACCACTTGCAGAGGCGATTGTAGATGACGTTTTTTCGACCATGGATGAGGTTCTTTCGGCTCTAGATTCCCCACAGAAGGAGTTCCACTGCGCTATCCTGCGAGCCCTCAGCAAGGAGCCGTCAGCGGTAGAGGCAGATCAGGCTCCAG ACCAGAGGGAGCAAGTAGAGTCTGAGGAGGAGCCCAAAGGCCAGAAacccaccaccacaccacccaGCACTCCGGTCAGAGCAGAGGAAG GAGATGGAAATACAAAAGAGTACCTGTTGCCATAG
- the add1 gene encoding alpha-adducin isoform X11 codes for MMNGESGAGVVTAPPPTTAPHKERYFDRVDESSPEYQRERNMAPDLRQDFNMMEQRKRVSMILQSPAFCDELETMIQDQLKKGKTPTSLLALQQIADFMTTSMPSMYPAAPQGGMAALNMSLGMVTPVNDLRGSDSISYDKGEKLLRCKLAAFYRLADLFGWSELIYNHLTVRVNSDQERFLIVPFGLLYSEVTASSLVKINLQGEIVDRGSTNLGVNQAGFTLHSAIYAARPDVKCIVHVHTPAGAAVSAMKCGLLPISPEALSLGEVAYHDYHGILVDEEESTLIQRNLGRNSKVLILRNHGLVSVGETVEEAFYYIHNLVTACEIQVRTLASAGGPDNLVMLDPGKYKARSRVPEPAGDGSSTHPKWQVGEQEFEALMRMLDNLGYRTGYPYRCPALREKSKKYSDVEIASSAHGGYSYGEDSDSGARSPLKHSFQRDKTRWLNAGGRPDEPYEDGPDGSSPKSKPKWTKEDGIRQTAVANQFIPMNTNPKEVLEMRNKIREQNLQDIKTAGPQSQVLCAGTVVDRSFSQGELVTASKAIIEKEYQPKVIVSKQGPNPFTKLTDQELEEYRKEVEQKQKGTEVHGRDDSRKGSSSTGPCPEMLPRGQASVSTPLQSATTSPTLEKAPSATATLATAASEQGSPSLGLSSGAEPLAEAIVDDVFSTMDEVLSALDSPQKEFHCAILRALSKEPSAVEADQAPDQREQVESEEEPKGQKPTTTPPSTPVRAEEGDGNTKEYLLP; via the exons ATGATGAACGGCGAGTCAGGTGCCGGGGTGGTGACGGCCCCCCCTCCCACCACAGCCCCCCACAAAGAGCGGTACTTCGACCGGGTGGATGAGAGCAGTCCGGAGTaccagagggagagaaacatgGCGCCCGACCTGCGGCAGGACTTCAACATGATGGAGCAAAGGAAGAGAGTCTCCATGATACTACAGAGCCCG GCTTTCTGCGACGAGCTGGAGACGATGATTCAGGATCAGCTGAAGAAGGGGAAGACGCCCACTAGCCTGTTGGCGCTGCAGCAGATCGCAGACTTCATGACCACCAGCATGCCTTCCATGTATCCCGCTGCACCTCAGGGAGGCATGGCGGCGCTCAACATGA gTTTAGGTATGGTGACTCCGGTGAATGACCTGCGTGGCTCAGACTCTATTTCCTATGACAAGGGCGAGAAGCTTCTTCGCTGCAAGCTGGCCGCCTTTTATCGGCTCGCTGACTTGTTCGGCTGGTCGGAGCTCATCTACAACCACCTCACA GTCAGGGTGAATTCGGATCAGGAGCGCTTCCTTATTGTCCCTTTTGGGCTCCTGTACAGTGAAGTCACTGCCTCCAGTCTG gTGAAGATCAACCTTCAAGGTGAGATAGTGGATCGGGGCAGCACCAATCTTGGGGTCAACCAGGCTGGCTTCACCCTCCACTCTGCCATCTACGCTGCACGGCCAGATGTCAAGTGTAtcgtacatgtacacacacctgCGGGAGCTGCG GTGTCAGCCATGAAATGCGGCCTGTTGCCCATCTCACCCGAGGCGCTGTCCCTGGGAGAGGTGGCCTATCATGATTACCATGGCATTCTGGTGGATGAGGAAGAAAGTACTCTCATACAGAGGAACCTGGGGCGTAACAGCAAG GTGCTCATCCTGAGGAATCACGGCTTGGTGTCTGTAGGTGAAACAGTGGAGGAAGCTTTCTATTACATCCACAACCTGGTCACTGCCTGTGAGATCCAG GTGCGAACATTGGCCAGCGCTGGAGGACCAGATAATCTGGTGATGCTGGACCCGGGGAAATACAAGGCGCGCTCACGGGTCCCGGAGCCAGCTGGCGATGGGTCCTCTACACACCCCAAGTGGCAAGTCGGGGAGCAGGAGTTTGAGGCTCTCATGAGAATGCTCGACAACTTG GGCTACAGGACGGGCTACCCTTACCGCTGCCCGGCATTGcgagaaaaatctaaaaagtaCAGTGACGTGGAGATTGCCTCCTCCGCTCACGGTGGTTACTCATATGGCGAGGACAGCGACTCTGGCGCTCGCTCCCCGTTGAAGCACAGCTTCCAGCGCGACAAGACCCGCTGGCTCAATGCCGGCGGCCGGCCCGATGAGCCCTATGAGGACGGGCCCGACGGCAGCAGCCCCAAGTCGAAGCCTAAG TGGACAAAGGAAGACGGAATCCGCCAGACTGCTGTAGCCAATCAGTTCATCCCAATGAACACCAACCCAAAAGAAGTCTTGGAAATGAGGAATAAG ATCCGGGAGCAGAACCTGCAGGATATAAAGACAGCAGGGCCCCAGTCTCAGGTTCTGTGTGCTGGCACCGTCGTGGATCGTTCTTTCAGTCAG GGGGAGCTAGTGACCGCATCCAAGGCCATCATCGAAAAAGAGTACCAGCCCAAGGTTATCGTCAGCAAGCAGGGTCCGAACCCCTTCACCAAACTTACCGACCAGGAGCTGGAGGAATACCGCAAGGAGgtggagcagaaacagaaagggaCTGAAG TGCACGGACGAGACGATAGTAGGAAGGGATCGTCCTCTACTGGACCCTGTCCTGAAATGCTACCGAGGGGTCAAGCCTCTGTCTCCACACCTCTGCAGTCTGCAACCACCTCACCCACCTTAGAGAAAGCCCCGTCTGCAACCGCCACACTCGCCACGGCGGCCTCTGAGCAGGGCTCTCCTTCCCTCGGCCTCTCCAGCGGGGCTGAACCACTTGCAGAGGCGATTGTAGATGACGTTTTTTCGACCATGGATGAGGTTCTTTCGGCTCTAGATTCCCCACAGAAGGAGTTCCACTGCGCTATCCTGCGAGCCCTCAGCAAGGAGCCGTCAGCGGTAGAGGCAGATCAGGCTCCAG ACCAGAGGGAGCAAGTAGAGTCTGAGGAGGAGCCCAAAGGCCAGAAacccaccaccacaccacccaGCACTCCGGTCAGAGCAGAGGAAG GAGATGGAAATACAAAAGAGTACCTGTTGCCATAG
- the add1 gene encoding alpha-adducin isoform X1, with protein sequence MMNGESGAGVVTAPPPTTAPHKERYFDRVDESSPEYQRERNMAPDLRQDFNMMEQRKRVSMILQSPAFCDELETMIQDQLKKGKTPTSLLALQQIADFMTTSMPSMYPAAPQGGMAALNMSLGMVTPVNDLRGSDSISYDKGEKLLRCKLAAFYRLADLFGWSELIYNHLTVRVNSDQERFLIVPFGLLYSEVTASSLVKINLQGEIVDRGSTNLGVNQAGFTLHSAIYAARPDVKCIVHVHTPAGAAVSAMKCGLLPISPEALSLGEVAYHDYHGILVDEEESTLIQRNLGRNSKVLILRNHGLVSVGETVEEAFYYIHNLVTACEIQVRTLASAGGPDNLVMLDPGKYKARSRVPEPAGDGSSTHPKWQVGEQEFEALMRMLDNLGYRTGYPYRCPALREKSKKYSDVEIASSAHGGYSYGEDSDSGARSPLKHSFQRDKTRWLNAGGRPDEPYEDGPDGSSPKSKPKVWTNITHDQVKPLLQSLSSGVCVPSCITNCLWTKEDGIRQTAVANQFIPMNTNPKEVLEMRNKIREQNLQDIKTAGPQSQVLCAGTVVDRSFSQDAPLSDCTDTIDGLDVSEGSYSPAKSIRKGELVTASKAIIEKEYQPKVIVSKQGPNPFTKLTDQELEEYRKEVEQKQKGTEVHGRDDSRKGSSSTGPCPEMLPRGQASVSTPLQSATTSPTLEKAPSATATLATAASEQGSPSLGLSSGAEPLAEAIVDDVFSTMDEVLSALDSPQKEFHCAILRALSKEPSAVEADQAPDQREQVESEEEPKGQKPTTTPPSTPVRAEEESLPEQTYKDESDAATLRQTLPDLTPDDPSDAPALPAEDSASAPAAADVAEVEEPADAGDQEGEESPSKSPSKKKKKFRTPSFLKKNKKKTES encoded by the exons ATGATGAACGGCGAGTCAGGTGCCGGGGTGGTGACGGCCCCCCCTCCCACCACAGCCCCCCACAAAGAGCGGTACTTCGACCGGGTGGATGAGAGCAGTCCGGAGTaccagagggagagaaacatgGCGCCCGACCTGCGGCAGGACTTCAACATGATGGAGCAAAGGAAGAGAGTCTCCATGATACTACAGAGCCCG GCTTTCTGCGACGAGCTGGAGACGATGATTCAGGATCAGCTGAAGAAGGGGAAGACGCCCACTAGCCTGTTGGCGCTGCAGCAGATCGCAGACTTCATGACCACCAGCATGCCTTCCATGTATCCCGCTGCACCTCAGGGAGGCATGGCGGCGCTCAACATGA gTTTAGGTATGGTGACTCCGGTGAATGACCTGCGTGGCTCAGACTCTATTTCCTATGACAAGGGCGAGAAGCTTCTTCGCTGCAAGCTGGCCGCCTTTTATCGGCTCGCTGACTTGTTCGGCTGGTCGGAGCTCATCTACAACCACCTCACA GTCAGGGTGAATTCGGATCAGGAGCGCTTCCTTATTGTCCCTTTTGGGCTCCTGTACAGTGAAGTCACTGCCTCCAGTCTG gTGAAGATCAACCTTCAAGGTGAGATAGTGGATCGGGGCAGCACCAATCTTGGGGTCAACCAGGCTGGCTTCACCCTCCACTCTGCCATCTACGCTGCACGGCCAGATGTCAAGTGTAtcgtacatgtacacacacctgCGGGAGCTGCG GTGTCAGCCATGAAATGCGGCCTGTTGCCCATCTCACCCGAGGCGCTGTCCCTGGGAGAGGTGGCCTATCATGATTACCATGGCATTCTGGTGGATGAGGAAGAAAGTACTCTCATACAGAGGAACCTGGGGCGTAACAGCAAG GTGCTCATCCTGAGGAATCACGGCTTGGTGTCTGTAGGTGAAACAGTGGAGGAAGCTTTCTATTACATCCACAACCTGGTCACTGCCTGTGAGATCCAG GTGCGAACATTGGCCAGCGCTGGAGGACCAGATAATCTGGTGATGCTGGACCCGGGGAAATACAAGGCGCGCTCACGGGTCCCGGAGCCAGCTGGCGATGGGTCCTCTACACACCCCAAGTGGCAAGTCGGGGAGCAGGAGTTTGAGGCTCTCATGAGAATGCTCGACAACTTG GGCTACAGGACGGGCTACCCTTACCGCTGCCCGGCATTGcgagaaaaatctaaaaagtaCAGTGACGTGGAGATTGCCTCCTCCGCTCACGGTGGTTACTCATATGGCGAGGACAGCGACTCTGGCGCTCGCTCCCCGTTGAAGCACAGCTTCCAGCGCGACAAGACCCGCTGGCTCAATGCCGGCGGCCGGCCCGATGAGCCCTATGAGGACGGGCCCGACGGCAGCAGCCCCAAGTCGAAGCCTAAGGTGTGGACGAACATAACACACGATCAAGTCAAACCCTTGCTGCAGTCTCTCTCGTCTGGTGTCTGCGTGCCAAGCTGTATAACCAACTGCTTG TGGACAAAGGAAGACGGAATCCGCCAGACTGCTGTAGCCAATCAGTTCATCCCAATGAACACCAACCCAAAAGAAGTCTTGGAAATGAGGAATAAG ATCCGGGAGCAGAACCTGCAGGATATAAAGACAGCAGGGCCCCAGTCTCAGGTTCTGTGTGCTGGCACCGTCGTGGATCGTTCTTTCAGTCAG GACGCCCCTCTGTCTGACTGTACAGATACTATTGATGGCCTCGATGTGTCCGAGGGGTCCTATAGTCCTGCTAAATCAATTAGAAAG GGGGAGCTAGTGACCGCATCCAAGGCCATCATCGAAAAAGAGTACCAGCCCAAGGTTATCGTCAGCAAGCAGGGTCCGAACCCCTTCACCAAACTTACCGACCAGGAGCTGGAGGAATACCGCAAGGAGgtggagcagaaacagaaagggaCTGAAG TGCACGGACGAGACGATAGTAGGAAGGGATCGTCCTCTACTGGACCCTGTCCTGAAATGCTACCGAGGGGTCAAGCCTCTGTCTCCACACCTCTGCAGTCTGCAACCACCTCACCCACCTTAGAGAAAGCCCCGTCTGCAACCGCCACACTCGCCACGGCGGCCTCTGAGCAGGGCTCTCCTTCCCTCGGCCTCTCCAGCGGGGCTGAACCACTTGCAGAGGCGATTGTAGATGACGTTTTTTCGACCATGGATGAGGTTCTTTCGGCTCTAGATTCCCCACAGAAGGAGTTCCACTGCGCTATCCTGCGAGCCCTCAGCAAGGAGCCGTCAGCGGTAGAGGCAGATCAGGCTCCAG ACCAGAGGGAGCAAGTAGAGTCTGAGGAGGAGCCCAAAGGCCAGAAacccaccaccacaccacccaGCACTCCGGTCAGAGCAGAGGAAG AGTCCTTGCCAGAACAGACCTATAAGGATGAGAGCGACGCAGCCACCCTGAGACAGACCCTTCCAGATTTAACACCCGATGACCCCTCCGATGCCCCAGCACTTCCTGCCGAAGACTCCGCCTCTGCCCCTGCCGCGGCAGACGTAGCTGAGGTGGAGGAGCCCGCTGATGCTGGCGACCAGGAGGGTGAAGAGTCTCCCAGCAAATCACcctccaaaaagaaaaagaagttcCGCACTCCTTCCTTcctaaagaaaaacaaaaaaaagacagagtcCTAG